One region of Kazachstania africana CBS 2517 chromosome 3, complete genome genomic DNA includes:
- the HEL2 gene encoding E3 ubiquitin-protein ligase HEL2 (similar to Saccharomyces cerevisiae YDR266C; ancestral locus Anc_5.629) encodes MSESNKSGANSSGANSNKPKRNFRRTQGPQVSKAKLEKKRQDHRHGSSKADDDDDELCLICAEKLKFIGLTPCNHRTCHKCSFRQLSLYQKSICLVCRSDVATVIYTDQKQSQFKDFDVNNTSQFYYKDEKYNVFFTSKEAAGATLNLLKFICQVCDSNDEIDYESYQKLQSHLKSEHNKSICMICAQHKHAFPIELKIFTPNQLRNHQSKGDSTIGFKGHPLCAFCSGRRFYSDDELYLHMRESHEKCHICDKIDHSSPQYFKDYDQLFDHFRNFHYACTVQSCLDNKFVVFADELELQAHILQEHGSIIGGKPKFFQSELSTFISAPSRVIRETNVTQNNESLLAGENESPELKALRMEERAKYYLDNSEDDFIRFLHLNSEYDSGKLTAEKLLNSYKELFTTPQSDVYLLIRNLSVQYSKDSKKFKELNAIYNAQEQRRQRSEALPSLPTDGFAPVASSVWSKTGSTTSRSASSSRTNLRNLPTLESPSPNHDPFRNPYNIKSYSKLGKPLTKKTSPQQVSRSSPSVNSVNFTPNYLESKRQQSPAANTLSQKADKLSQLNLPSLPTPKPKVYIRPVNPQTMPDPKQWGKQRDTSPQVEDEFANLNISSNAAGGNKGKKNKNKQKQLLFHIGI; translated from the coding sequence ATGAGTGAGTCAAACAAATCTGGTGCTAATTCTTCTGGTGCTAATAGTAACAAACCGAAGCGTAATTTCCGCAGAACTCAGGGACCTCAAGTTTCAAAGGCCAAACTTGAGAAAAAGAGACAAGATCATAGACATGGCTCTTCGAAAGCggatgatgacgatgatgaattatGTTTAATTTGTGCAGAGAAGCTGAAGTTCATTGGTTTGACTCCCTGCAATCATAGAACATGTCATAAATGTTCGTTCAGACAACTTTCTTTATACCAGAAATCCATCTGTTTAGTCTGTAGATCCGACGTCGCAACAGTTATCTATACAGATCAAAAGCAATCTCAATTTAAGGATTTTGATGTCAACAATACGAGTCAATTTTATTACAAAGATGAGAAATATAATGTGTTTTTTACTTCCAAAGAAGCAGCAGGTGCAACgttgaatttattgaaatttatttgtCAAGTATGCGACTCCAacgatgaaattgattatgaaagttatcaaaaattacaaagtCATCTGAAATCAGAGCACAACAAGTCCATCTGTATGATTTGTGCACAGCATAAACATGCATTCCCAATTGaactcaaaattttcacgCCAAATCAATTACGCAACCATCAATCGAAAGGTGACTCAACCATTGGATTCAAAGGTCATCCTTTATGTGCCTTCTGTTCAGGTAGAAGATTTTattctgatgatgaattatatCTTCATATGAGGGAATCTCATGAAAAATGTCACATTTGTGATAAGATTGACCATTCGTCGCCacaatatttcaaagactATGATCAATTATTTGACCATTTCAGGAATTTCCACTACGCCTGTACTGTACAATCGTGTctagataataaatttgttgttttcgcagatgaattagaattaCAAGCACATATACTCCAAGAACATGGTAGTATTATAGGCGGCaaaccaaaatttttccaatctGAATTATCTACGTTCATTTCAGCCCCATCAAGAGTCATTAGAGAAACCAATGTTACgcaaaataatgaatctCTATTAGCAGGTGAAAATGAATCACCAGAGTTGAAAGCTTTAAGAATGGAAGAAAGGGCTAAATACTATCTTGATAACTCTGAGGATGATTTCATTAGATTCTTACATTTAAATAGTGAATATGATTCTGGGAAATTGACCGCGGAGAAATTGTTAAATTCCTATAAAGAATTATTCACTACACCACAATCAGATGTCTACTTACTGATAAGAAATCTTTCTGTTCAATATTCAAAGGATtctaaaaaattcaaagaactAAATGCAATCTACAATGCACAGGAGCAGAGGAGGCAAAGGTCGGAAGCGTTACCTTCGTTGCCAACCGATGGTTTCGCTCCTGTTGCCAGCAGCGTATGGAGCAAAACAGGTTCTACCACTAGTCGTTCTGCATCCTCCTCGAGAACGAACTTGAGAAACCTACCAACCTTGGAATCCCCATCACCAAACCATGACCCCTTCAGAAATCCATACAATATCAAATCGTATAGCAAACTTGGAAAACCACTCACGAAGAAAACCAGCCCACAACAAGTATCTCGTTCATCTCCATCTGTTAATAGCGTGAATTTTACTCCAAACTACCTAGAATCCAAGAGACAACAATCTCCAGCAGCAAATACGCTTTCACAAAAAGCTGACAAGTTGTCACAGCTAAATCTTCCGTCGTTACCAACCCCTAAACCAAAAGTGTATATTCGTCCAGTGAATCCGCAAACTATGCCTGATCCAAAGCAATGGGGGAAACAGAGAGATACGTCGCCACAGGTTGAAGATGAGTTCGCCAACCTGAATATAAGTAGTAATGCAGCAGGTGGCAACAAAGgcaagaagaacaagaacaagCAAAAGCAGTTACTGTTCCATATCGGTATTTAA
- the HIR2 gene encoding Hir2p (similar to Saccharomyces cerevisiae HIR2 (YOR038C); ancestral locus Anc_5.634), which translates to MRLLKYPIDQTTHRLNALTVANNELILLSSDGHVMVWSQQQLVDTAFDKVSVQDLTISAEFPAELPTGETAFFILALNNYLFVGSEHQVIRHHNWKNDAASTIERHTLFECKSPSTITDIKLDKVKNVLFVLCSNPNLILLLDAITGDKLNEIKLDKNTTPFVCITDPSSERFTILCSDRSVLIYQFNEKGSYKQIHRLNQFVQVYPLHYKLTMSPQANTLPIINSVKGTSSAAIPATVLLDTNDSYKIANTIVSPSSNLSKVVVYSPVMYEKTNNKKGTKSRYNLLATSGSKDGTVLVWNSKRMKPLFNAVQVSDTPINDMVWSSDGLTLFAISDDGILYTFAFQPTDLGEILPTNEIIELQKQNKLLPPLPEVSGEEEKKVRSQVKIERKEPITLSPTKPDKDQKNLSKKSTKRKSSNQLQATSIPPAVQVKKVQGNGMEFSPPSYNVPKDLKRKPKEESPSDNIPKKLKRELEPMDFLDTGLFLPNASFSRVRLATPKIRLTFNYIPPSTPKLKFDVKNGTGNEQKPTIVTLTSKLDYEENKLFQNFIPKFITMCTAGEFFWACCTDDGTIYVYSDSGKRIVPPLILGVPISFLEACSKYLLCVTSLGEMYCWDIKSAKLKFPINNIYPLLNPSLRYSDDILTRAENITMCAITKNGIPLVTLSNGDGYIFDEDMETWLLVSDSWWAYGSQYWDMNNVANGSLNQGKANNFWNSDDVQTLVMDVKSNPQSILNFMERKTNDELNRKGRIKNLQRFARTILIKEGFENMEEIVTLSHLENRILVSLKLEENEEFSKLLIVYCIRLSELGYTDRLDDVLQWLYNDGDLETSKLGGKTRKELMKDVLLACANIRHVQRVTSNYATVLGIVQDKL; encoded by the coding sequence ATGAGATTGCTTAAATACCCAATTGATCAAACAACGCATCGTCTCAATGCACTCACGGTGGCTAATAATGAactaattcttctttcaagtGACGGTCACGTGATGGTGTGGTCACAGCAACAACTAGTGGATACTGCCTTTGATAAGGTTTCCGTTCAAGACTTGACGATTAGTGCTGAATTTCCGGCTGAACTTCCTACTGGTGAGACTGCTTTCTTTATTCTGGCTTTGAATAATTATCTGTTTGTTGGATCCGAACATCAAGTTATTAGGCATCacaattggaaaaatgaTGCTGCAAGTACAATTGAAAGACATACTCTTTTTGAATGTAAATCACCTTCTACAATTACTGATATAAAACTGGataaagtgaaaaatgTTTTATTTGTACTTTGTAGCAATCCAAACCTCATACTGCTGTTGGATGCCATAACCGGTGATAAACTGAATGAAATAAAACTAGATAAAAACACAACCCCATTTGTATGCATAACAGATCCTTCCAGCGAAAGATTCACCATACTGTGCAGTGATAGATCTGTCCTCATATATCAATTCAACGAGAAGGGAAGTTACAAACAGATACACAGATTAAATCAATTTGTACAAGTATATCCATTACATTATAAGTTGACCATGTCTCCTCAGGCTAATACACTTCCAATAATCAATTCAGTGAAAGGAACATCATCAGCTGCCATTCCTGCCACTGTACTTCTGGATACAAACGATTCCTACAAGATCGCGAATACTATAGTATCGCCGTCATCTAACCTGAGTAAGGTTGTAGTGTATTCCCCGGTAATGTACgaaaaaacaaataataaaaaggGCACGAAATCAAGATACAACTTACTTGCGACATCAGGGAGTAAAGATGGTACTGTTTTGGTTTGGAATAGTAAACGTATGAAACCACTATTCAATGCCGTTCAAGTTTCAGATACGCCAATAAATGATATGGTGTGGTCTTCAGATGGTCTTACACTTTTTGCAATCTCAGATGACGGGATATTATACACTTTTGCATTCCAACCTACTGATTTAGGTGAAATTCTACCaacaaatgaaataatCGAATTACaaaagcaaaataaattgCTACCACCACTTCCTGAGGTTAGCGGggaggaagaaaagaaggttCGCAGCCAAGTCAAAATAGAACGTAAAGAGCCCATCACGCTCTCCCCTACAAAACCTGATAAAGATCAAAAGAACTTATCAAAGAAGTCTACCAAAAGGAAGTCATCAAACCAACTTCAAGCAACATCGATACCACCAGCTGTACAAGTTAAAAAAGTTCAAGGAAATGGGATGGAATTTAGTCCCCCCTCCTATAACGTtccaaaagatttgaaacgTAAACCAAAGGAGGAAAGTCCCAGTGATAATATCCCGAAGAAGTTAAAACGTGAACTAGAGCCTATGGATTTTCTTGATACAGGGCTATTCCTTCCAAATGCATCTTTCTCAAGGGTAAGGTTAGCAACGCCAAAAATAAGGCTGACTTTCAATTATATACCACCGTCCACACCAAAACTAAAATTTGACGTCAAAAATGGTACAGGTAACGAACAAAAACCAACAATAGTTACCTTAACTTCAAAGTTGGATtatgaagaaaacaaactttttcaaaacttcATACCGAAATTTATAACTATGTGCACTGCTGGTGAATTTTTCTGGGCATGTTGTACTGATGATGGTACAATATATGTTTATTCCGATTCAGGAAAGAGAATAGTTCCGCCATTGATTTTGGGTGTACCGATAAGTTTTCTTGAGGCATGTTCAAAATACTTGTTGTGTGTTACCTCCCTGGGAGAGATGTATTGTTGGGATATTAAGAGCgccaaattgaaattccccattaataatatttacCCACTTTTAAATCCTTCTTTAAGGTATTCTGATGATATCTTAACCAGAGctgaaaatattactaTGTGTGCTATTACAAAAAATGGTATACCGTTGGTAACATTGAGTAACGGCGATGGATATATATTTGACGAGGATATGGAAACCTGGCTTTTGGTCAGTGATAGCTGGTGGGCATATGGATCTCAATATTGGGATATGAACAATGTAGCAAATGGTTCTTTAAATCAAGGAAAAGctaacaatttttggaacTCTGATGATGTACAGACTCTTGTCATGGATGTCAAGAGCAATCCTCAAAgtattttaaattttatgGAACGTAAAACTAATGACGAGCTTAATAGGAAGGGAAGAATTAAGAATTTACAAAGGTTTGCAAGAACGATTCTGATAAAAGAGGGGtttgaaaatatggaaGAGATTGTCACTTTGTCTCATTTAGAAAATAGAATCTTGGTATCATTAAAACTGgaggaaaatgaagaattctCAAAATTACTTATTGTTTATTGTATTAGATTGAGTGAATTAGGGTATACAGATAGATTAGATGATGTTCTACAATGGTTATACAATGACGGTGATTTAGAAACATCAAAATTAGGGGGAAAGACAAGAAAAGAGTTAATGAAAGATGTACTACTGGCATGTGCTAATATTCGACATGTACAAAGGGTAACTAGTAACTATGCTACAGTTTTGGGAATTGTACAGGAtaaactttga
- the CKB2 gene encoding casein kinase 2 regulatory subunit CKB2 (similar to Saccharomyces cerevisiae CKB2 (YOR039W); ancestral locus Anc_5.635), with translation MSNKSGDIEMGSESRVEEIVDDEIVDDATDSSEYVEMWIDLFLGKKGHEYFCDIDPDYITDRFNLINLQKTVSKFTQVVQYIVDELDESVLENMSHARLEQLENDARKLYGLVHARYIITLKGLQKMLAKYKDADFGRCPRVYCNFQPLLPVGSHDVPGIDCVKLYCPSCEDLYIPKSSRHSAIDGAYFGTSFPGMFLQAFPEMVPRHPTRRYVPKIFGFELHKQAQLARWQELQRLKLEKKLKGANFDLTKYGGYKN, from the coding sequence ATGTCTAATAAGTCTGGGGATATCGAAATGGGCAGCGAATCTAGAGTGGAAGAGATagttgatgatgaaatcgTTGACGACGCTACTGATTCGTCAGAATATGTTGAAATGTGGATAGACCTTTTCCTGGGTAAGAAGGGACATGAATACTTTTGCGATATTGATCCAGATTATATTACGGATCGTTTCAATCTGATCAACTTACAAAAGACGGTATCTAAGTTTACTCAAGTGGTTCAATATATTGTCGATGAATTGGATGAATCAGTTCTGGAGAACATGTCACACGCACGTTTAGAACAGTTAGAAAACGATGCACGTAAACTATATGGGCTGGTGCATGCTCGTTATATCATAACATTGAAAGGTTTACAAAAGATGTTGGCGAAATATAAGGATGCAGATTTTGGTAGGTGTCCAAGGGTCTACTGTAACTTCCAACCGTTGTTACCAGTTGGATCACACGACGTACCAGGAATAGACTGTGTCAAATTATATTGTCCATCCTGTGAAGATTTatatattccaaaatcATCGAGACACAGCGCCATTGATGGTGCTTATTTTGGCACTAGTTTTCCCGGTATGTTTTTGCAAGCATTCCCAGAAATGGTACCAAGACATCCAACCAGAAGATACGttccaaaaatatttgggtTTGAATTACACAAGCAAGCGCAATTAGCACGTTGGCAAGAGTTGCAACGTTTAAAActggaaaagaaattgaaaggcGCCAATTTTGACCTAACAAAATATGGTGGCTACAAAAATTAG
- the SHE4 gene encoding She4p (similar to Saccharomyces cerevisiae SHE4 (YOR035C); ancestral locus Anc_5.627), translated as MAATMDSLIDELVSQFNGSLSTTGDAPKYNEVLDYIFDSSHSIEESKKDMIEEIVTRSYQDHSESREHLHQLIKDDIPYSLEIFESLSSKSIHVLIGTFKDFDDISPLLSEIQARLHLKTDPNVHFLLGCIIQVLSKFSMEFKGVKFIVRELCLRMNETEIQSMGLIIFSQIEKLFHQEFNDYLSIFISSLVLEAEEEVGTDTMIKIANILIELYPAFTELCSSVLLGDDLNKLLEKHANENPNETFIKRLLVLLSVACIDENIRIHISEKYLPILEKTLKLKEYEVYSSLVLIKTWSFSKLKNITIHEMESILADSCIANRDIVDSEELSLSMEGLAYLSLKNFVKLYLRHHKFFVPTLIECIKNSKFKDQNLYGALVILANLTTPANTDSKEKSMKDLQFYSNLKDPKNEDNGDIKDDQNAINSFMLDSLLKSELISYLNSKAKDLSQGSRQQLIRLIYNITRNRAFLTTCIKHGSVTMLLEYLANKNEKERSIRILACRALARILVFTDPSIIFYRYSSLNSLPYLFEMLPNPNVDSTQAKDTLVNSEEWQTSDVLESLLALTNLASVPTSEGEEVSKAIASNTNYWAVIENLMLDESVPLQRSTLELISNLMSHPLTIASKFFNFENPHSVKNFNLLVKLLTLSDINSQRAVAAIFANIANAIPFVAKELLKQDELIKTAINVFTDQIDDADLRKRLLILFYALFELATSEKDPESYKDVQRIRSFDECLKLKEGLQFALEKKDTDSEFADLIPILQKKLEFELE; from the coding sequence ATGGCCGCTACTATGGACAGTCTGATTGATGAACTCGTATCTCAATTCAATGGTTCTCTTTCGACGACGGGAGATGCGccaaaatataatgaagTTCTGGATTACATTTTTGATTCCAGCCACTCCATCGAGGAATCGAAGAAGGATAtgattgaagaaattgttacAAGATCCTATCAGGATCATTCAGAATCAAGGGAGCACCTCCATCAGCTGATCAAAGACGATATCCCATATTCTTTAGAAATATTCGAATCGTTGTCTTCTAAGTCTATTCACGTTTTAATAGGGacattcaaagattttgatgatataTCCCCACTACTCTCAGAAATACAGGCTAGACTCCATTTAAAGACTGACCCTAATGTACATTTTCTATTAGGTTGCATTATACAAGTTTTAAGTAAATTTAGTATGGAGTTCAAGGGTGTTAAATTTATCGTCAGAGAATTATGTCTAAGAATGAACGAAACAGAAATCCAATCAATGGGTCTAATCATATTTAgtcaaattgaaaagttatTTCATCAAGAGTTCAATgattatctttcaatttttatttcatctttagTCCTTgaagcagaagaagaagtggGTACTGATACAATGATAAAGATAGCTAACATATTGATTGAATTGTACCCTGCATTCACGGAATTATGTTCAAGTGTCCTTCTTGGCGATGATCTAAACAAGTTGTTGGAAAAACATGCTAATGAGAATCCAAACGAAACATTCATAAAACGTTTATTAGTGCTGTTATCAGTTGCATGCATTGACGAAAATATTAGGATTCATATAtcagaaaaatatttacccATTCTAGAGAAAACGTTGAAGCTTAAGGAATATGAGGTTTATTCCTCCTTGGTACTTATCAAAACCTGgtctttttcaaagttgaaaaatattaccATCCATGAAATGGAAAGTATACTAGCAGATTCATGTATTGCAAATCGTGATATTGTTGATTCTGAGGAATTATCACTCTCTATGGAAGGTTTAGCATATTtaagtttgaaaaattttgtcaaattGTATCTAAGACACCACAAATTCTTTGTTCCTACCTTAATTGAATGTATTAAAAATagcaaattcaaagatcaaaatctttatGGTGCATTAGTCATACTGGCTAATTTAACGACACCTGCGAACACAGATTCCAAGGagaaatcaatgaaagatttacagttttattcaaatctcAAAGATCctaaaaatgaagataatggAGACATCAAAGATGACCAAAATGCTATCAATTCATTCATGTTAGATTCATTGCTGAAATCGGAATTGATATCATACCTGAATTCCAAAGCAAAGGACCTGAGTCAAGGTTCAAGACAACAATTGATAAGATTAATATACAACATAACACGAAATCGGGCTTTTCTGACGACCTGTATTAAACATGGCTCTGTGACTATGCTGTTGGAATATTTggcaaataaaaatgaaaaagaaagatccATTAGAATTCTGGCTTGTAGAGCATTAGCTAGAATATTAGTCTTCACCGATCCTAGTATAATTTTCTACAGATACTCGTCCTTGAATTCTTTACCATACCTTTTTGAAATGCTTCCCAATCCAAACGTCGATAGTACCCAAGCGAAAGATACTTTGGTAAACAGCGAAGAGTGGCAGACTTCTGATGTTTTAGAAAGCCTTTTAGCTTTAACTAATTTGGCTTCAGTCCCAACGTCAGAAGGCGAAGAAGTTTCCAAAGCCATTGCTTCGAACACAAATTATTGGGCTGTTATTGAGAATTTGATGTTAGATGAAAGTGTACCATTACAAAGGTCGACCTTAGAATTGATTTCGAATTTAATGAGTCATCCTTTAACGATAGCTTCcaagtttttcaattttgaaaaccCTCATAGtgttaaaaattttaatcttttagTGAAATTGTTAACTTTGAGTGATATCAATTCACAAAGAGCAGTGGCTGCAATTTTCGCAAATATTGCTAACGCAATCCCTTTTGTTGCTAAAGAATTACTTAAACAAGATGAGTTGATAAAGACTGCTATAAACGTGTTTACAGACCAAATTGACGATGCTGATTTGAGAAAAAGATTactcattttattttatgCACTCTTCGAACTGGCTACAAGCGAAAAAGATCCAGAATCATACAAAGACGTCCAAAGAATTAGAAGCTTCGACGAATGCTTGAAATTAAAGGAAGGACTACAATTTGcattggaaaagaaagatacAGACAGTGAATTTGCTGATTTAATTCCaatacttcaaaaaaagcTTGAATTTGAGCTAGAATAA
- the PEP12 gene encoding SNAP receptor PEP12 (similar to Saccharomyces cerevisiae PEP12 (YOR036W); ancestral locus Anc_5.630) yields MEPYFVDENEGDAVKYTDSPEFESLKDQIASQLFEINGQVSTLQQFLSTLKSFLESSNINPKAVDKIDKKSVDNIHKTRNLVNEINQLVLRINDLEESTLDMTQVIAREKLSRDVKYSIQEFQNTQLSYTKIIKSINDIAKNKLATENNTALLEEEERDNTQVQQQHAQMIVERDPINNEEFVYQQNLIRQRDEEILNIEQGITELNEIFKDLSTVVQQQGLMVDNIEANIYSTLDNTQLASSELNKAMRYQRRSGKWCLYMLIALSVMLLFMLLMVFI; encoded by the coding sequence ATGGAGCCCTATTTTGTAGATGAGAATGAAGGCGATGCAGTCAAATATACAGATTCTCCCGAGTTTGAATCGCTCAAGGACCAAATAGCATCTCAGTtgtttgaaattaatgGTCAAGTAAGCACTTTACAACAGTTCTTATCCACGTTGAAGTCCTTTTTGGAAAGTAGCAATATTAATCCAAAGGCAGTGGATAAGATTGACAAAAAATCTGTTGATAATATTCATAAGACTAGAAATTTGGTCAATGAGATAAATCAGTTGGTTTTACGAATTAATGATCTAGAAGAATCGACACTGGATATGACACAGGTGATAGCGAGAGAGAAGTTGAGTAGGGACGTTAAATACTCGATCCAGGAGTTTCAGAATACGCAACTGAGCTATACAAAGATAATCAAATCTATTAATGACATTGCCAAAAACAAGTTGGCCACAGAGAATAATACTGCATTATTAGAAGAGGAGGAACGTGATAATACACAGGTCCAACAACAGCACGCTCAGATGATTGTGGAAAGGGATCCCATCAACAATGAAGAATTCGTATATCAACAAAATCTTATTAGACAAAgagatgaagaaatattgaatatagAACAAGGCATAAcagaattgaatgaaatctTCAAGGATCTTAGTACTGTTGTACAACAGCAGGGCTTGATGGTGGATAATATAGAGGCAAACATCTATTCGACTCTAGATAATACTCAGTTAGCATCCAGTGAACTAAACAAGGCTATGAGATATCAGAGAAGGTCCGGGAAATGGTGTCTCTATATGTTAATTGCACTATCAGTAATGCTCCTCTTCATGCTGCTTATGGTGTTCATATAG
- the CYC2 gene encoding oxidoreductase (similar to Saccharomyces cerevisiae CYC2 (YOR037W); ancestral locus Anc_5.632) — protein MLFNRWLYRSTIVRKQLTSPRLKAWRLPVGSALAVLAVAYGTYNLTGLRHATDELSPLYFIRYKITQHKDIDSCHFLLELSPLKGQKVNLWSTLKNEFIWSIEIKQPEIMITRRYTPLPMRLKGNNVELLSQGDNNDGRLLLYVKEYNTGELTRWLSSLPTGHIVEVRGPFVDYQLIESGRYDQINFFTAGTGVTIALQFLLNKQNDLSCPKVKWFHSCNTIADLGPLTKLMDTHMAENCNIRLQILQSSLNEDLRSPSMEAFQAIPMFHPLSQNNGILSKRAFSFVCGPEEYIATVAGNIFYPYQGPIGGILKLKGWPSDNVRKLS, from the coding sequence ATGCTATTTAACAGATGGCTCTATCGAAGTACTATAGTCAGGAAGCAATTAACAAGTCCCAGACTTAAAGCATGGCGATTGCCCGTGGGTTCGGCGCTCGCTGTACTGGCTGTAGCCTATGGTACATATAATTTGACGGGACTTCGACATGCTACAGATGAGCTCTCTCCTCTATATTTCATACGCTACAAAATAACACAGCATAAAGACATCGATTCTTGCCATTTTTTGCTAGAATTGTCACCGTTAAAGGGACAGAAGGTTAATTTGTGGTCAACTCTAAAAAATGAGTTCATTTGGTCCATCGAAATTAAACAACCTGAAATAATGATTACAAGACGTTACACTCCATTACCAATGAGACTAAAAGGTAACAACGTTGAATTACTTTCTCAGGGcgataataatgatggGAGATTATTGTTGTATGTGAAAGAATATAACACAGGTGAACTCACGAGATGGTTAAGTTCATTGCCAACGGGTCATATAGTAGAAGTTCGAGGCCCCTTTGTCGACTATCAACTCATTGAAAGCGGGAGGTATGATCagattaattttttcactgcGGGTACCGGTGTTACTATCGCCTTGCAGTTCCTGTTAAATAAGCAAAATGATCTTTCCTGTCCTAAAGTCAAATGGTTTCATTCTTGTAACACCATCGCGGACCTGGGACCATTAACTAAGCTTATGGATACCCATATGGCCGAAAATTGCAATATCAGATTGCAAATACTACAatcttctttgaatgaGGACCTGCGATCTCCTTCTATGGAAGCCTTTCAAGCAATTCCAATGTTTCATCCACTATCACAAAATAATGGAATATTGTCAAAGCGTGCATTCTCTTTCGTGTGTGGACCTGAAGAATATATCGCTACAGTAGCAggaaatattttctatcCTTACCAAGGCCCAATCGGCGGTATTCTCAAGCTAAAAGGTTGGCCTTCCGATAACGTTCGTAAACTTTCTTGA
- the GLO4 gene encoding hydroxyacylglutathione hydrolase GLO4 (similar to Saccharomyces cerevisiae GLO2 (YDR272W) and GLO4 (YOR040W); ancestral locus Anc_5.637) — protein MLIRQVRKMHIKPIKMRWATGGDNYSYLLSTQDKKLSWLIDPAEPMEVKPKLDSFELKSIRCIVNTHHHFDHSGGNLNMVHDLKIAGNSSVVKIVAGSTESQGATEIPEHLQRYKLGNLDILCIRTPCHTQDSVCYYVKDPETNEHALFTGDTLFTAGSGRFFEGTGEDMDAALNKRLLEGVGEPNWSLTRVFPGHEYTKSNVKFVRKAVYTNIGENDALDELEDFCNKHEMTTGRFTLQDELKFNPFMRLDDKLVRKAVGDSAGKMGRSEVMDKLRHMKNSM, from the coding sequence ATGCTAATAAGGCAAGTCAGGAAGATGCATATTAAACCAATTAAGATGAGATGGGCCACTGGTGGCGACAACTACTCATACCTTTTGAGTACTCAGGATAAGAAACTTTCGTGGTTGATTGATCCCGCAGAACCAATGGAAGTGAAGCCTAAATTagattcttttgaattgaaaagtatCAGATGTATTGTTAATACACATCATCATTTCGATCATTCGGGaggaaatttgaatatggTTCATGATTTAAAAATTGCAGGTAATTCGTCTGTCGTCAAGATTGTTGCAGGGTCAACTGAATCGCAAGGTGCTACTGAGATTCCTGAGCATTTGCAACGTTACAAACTGGGGAATTTAGATATCTTGTGTATTAGGACACCATGTCATACGCAAGACTCTGTTTGTTACTATGTTAAGGATCCCGAAACGAATGAGCATGCTCTATTTACAGGAGATACGCTATTTACCGCTGGTTCTGGTAGATTTTTCGAAGGCACTGGGGAAGACATGGATGCTGCTTTGAATAAGAGGTTGTTAGAAGGTGTTGGGGAACCAAATTGGAGCCTTACAAGGGTTTTCCCAGGTCACGAATATACAAAGAGTAATGTGAAATTTGTTCGTAAAGCGGTATACACAAACATTGGAGAGAATGACGCCTTAGATGAGTTGGAAGATTTCTGTAATAAGCATGAAATGACTACTGGTAGGTTTACATTACAGGAcgaattgaaatttaacCCATTTATGAGATTGGATGACAAGCTTGTAAGAAAAGCTGTCGGTGATAGTGCCGGAAAAATGGGTAGAAGTGAAGTTATGGATAAATTGAGACATATGAAAAACAGTATGTAA